From a single Artemia franciscana chromosome 9, ASM3288406v1, whole genome shotgun sequence genomic region:
- the LOC136030930 gene encoding uncharacterized protein LOC136030930, protein MSFTSTLTAILDNLKLENSQVITIQCKNGNIMVQKILLTATSDVFSKMFDHDMLEKRTNIVVADDVDVNAMKAIIGCYEEGKIPDMSVITLETFSYVVDKYNFLGIKETMAEHLLDKFAKENDLKVLELIFTTYDCNAQKKIAMNEIAILIVKGRKGPDFIVDFDINDFLQFSKIVCASLIKRKFERWDSFLNCFYGWVSKNSEERSGTAVEILGMIDVRKFSTPEVLKMLESLSLSKRFQGFKLMFEKTLNYVIKNRNSKTESVVNCQYGTITCSVCRFASTPPYHTTTGCKGVHRCRFGNTPGYAHNGTCGKSLSIKYDDDDIYTSLNYD, encoded by the coding sequence ATGAGCTTTACTTCAACTCTTACTGCAATTTTGGATAATTTGAAGTTGGAAAATAGCCAGGTTATTACGATTCAATGTAAAAATGGAAACATTATGGTCCAGAAGATCCTTTTAACAGCAACGAGTGATGTATTTAGTAAAATGTTTGATCACGACATGCTCGAGAAGCGAACAAACATCGTCGTGGCCGATGACGTCGATGTCAATGCTATGAAAGCTATTATTGGTTGCTATGAAGAAGGCAAAATCCCTGATATGAGTGTAATTACCCTGGAGACCTTTAGTTATGTTGTtgataaatacaattttctggGAATCAAGGAAACAATGGCGGAACACTTGCTTGATAAATTTGCTAAAGAAAACGACTTGAAAGTACTTGAGCTCATTTTTACAACCTATGATTGCAATGCCCAAAAGAAAATAGCTATGAATGAGATTGCTATACTTATTGTGAAAGGGAGGAAAGGTCCTGATTTTATTGTGGATTTTGATATCAACGATTTTCTTCAGTTTTCCAAAATTGTGTGTGCGTCTTTGATAAAAAGGAAGTTCGAAAGGTGGGATTcatttttgaactgtttttacgGGTGGGTCTCTAAAAATTCTGAGGAAAGGTCTGGCACTGCAGTAGAAATTCTGGGGATGATTGACGTACGTAAATTTTCTACGCCAGAGGTTCTAAAGATGCTTGAATCACTGTCCTTAAGCAAGAGGTTTCAAGGTTTTAAACTAATGTTTGAAAAAACCTTAAACTATGTCATTAAAAACAGAAACTCCAAGACGGAGAGTGTAGTCAATTGCCAATACGGAACAATAACGTGTTCAGTTTGTCGTTTCGCCTCTACTCCTCCTTACCACACTACCACTGGCTGCAAAGGTGTTCATCGTTGTCGATTCGGAAATACTCCGGGATACGCCCACAATGGCACTTGTGGTAAAAGTTTATCAATTAAGTATGATGATGATGATATCTACACTTCTTTAAACTACGATTGA